One Pogoniulus pusillus isolate bPogPus1 chromosome 22, bPogPus1.pri, whole genome shotgun sequence DNA segment encodes these proteins:
- the LOC135185484 gene encoding PDZ and LIM domain protein 7-like — MGDMESYKVMLNGPAPWGFRLQGGKDFSMPLSISRLTPGGKAAQAGVGVGDWVLYIDGESTSSMTHIEAQNRIRACGDRLSLTLSRTQNQMGKPQKVLSLDMQPLQPLELPSTPVYDPEKLRLIEDAEDWRPRTGTSQSRSFLKLARLTGTDGMEDHEDELVKKPRATCQALTPLTHCSDSHFGDYPGKACTYEAGCPRQAGEDELHHNFLSKCDLEEADSTGTTPYWGHWEVLGSTRTWGTMLYESAVGHSGRDGDARGSSLGTGEQWQPPQLLVSPSTPVCDPGKLRLIEDAEDWQPRTGTSQSRSFQKLAQLVGTDGMEDHEDELVKKPRDARGPSSGTGKQRQPPQPVESPSTPVCDPEKLRLLEDAEDWQPSVWSSQSRSFRRLAQLVGADSIEDHEDELVKTPRDARGSSLGTGEQWQPPQLLVSPSTPVCDPGKLRLIEDAEDWQPRTGTSQSRSFQKLAQLVGTDGMEDHDDVFVKKPSQVSVLDPSPAAAMKTEPGLAPRTPAATPGPTSRPPWAVDPSFAERYAPDKTSTVVSKHSQPVTPTPMQNRSSIVQAAQQGPEGSNCTPLCYKCNKVIRGRYLVALGHYYHPEEFTCCQCRKVLDEGGFFEEKGSIFCPKCYDTRYAPSCAKCKKKITGEVMHALKMTWHVQCFMCAACKTPIRNRAFYMEEGQPYCERDYEKMFGTKCRGCDFKIDAGDRFLEALGFSWHDTCFVCAICQTNLEGKTFYSKKDKPLCKSHAFSHV; from the exons atgggcgaCATGGAGTCTTATAAGGTGATGTTGAATGGGCCAGCACCGTGGGGCTTCAGGCTGCAAGGAGGGAAGGATTTCAGCATGCCGCTTTCCATTTCCAGG CTGACACCAGGCGGgaaggcagcccaggctggtgtGGGAGTGGGCGACTGGGTGCTGTACATCGATGGGGAGAGCACCAGCTCCATGACACACATCGAGGCCCAGAACAGGATCCGTGCCTGCGGGGACAGGCTGTCTCTCACTCTGAGCAG AACCCAGAACCAGATGGGGAAGCCACAGAAG GTGCTGAGCCTTGACAT gcagcctctgcagccgCTGGAGCTTCCTAGCACACCTGTCTATGACCCTGAAAAGTTGAGGCTGATAGAGGATGCTGAGGATTGGCGACCCCGcactggcacctctcagtcccgCTCCTTCCTCAAACTGGCCCGGCTGACGGGCACAGATGGCA TGGAGGATCACGAGGATGAGCTTGTTAAAAAGCCCAG AGCCACATGTCAGGCACTGACACCTCTCACCCACTGTTCAGACTCTCACTTTGGGGACTATCCTGGCAAGGCATGCACCTACGAGGCAGGCTGTCCCAGACAGG CTGGGGAGGATGAGCTGCACCATAACTTCTTGAGCAAATGtgatctggaggaggctgatAGCACTGGCACAACACCTTactgggggcactgggaggtgctgggcagcACCAGGACCTGGGGCACGATGTTATATGAGTCTGCTGTGGGGCACTCAGGTCGAGATGG GGATGCCCGTGGATCCAGTTTGGGCACAGGGGAGCAGTG GCAgcccccacagctgctggtgtcccccagcacccctgtgTGTGACCCTGGGAAGTTGCGGCTGATAGAGGATGCTGAGGACTGGCAGCCCCGCACCGGGACCTCCCAGTCCCGCTCCTTCCAGAAACTGGCCCAGCTGGTGGGCACAGATGGCA TGGAGGATCATGAGGATGAGCTTGTTAAAAAGCCCAG GGATGCCCGTGGGCCCAGCTCAGGCACAGGGAAGCAGCG GCAGCCCCCACAGCCAGTGGAgtctcccagcacccctgtgTGTGACCCCGAAAAGTTGCGGCTGTTAGAGGATGCTGAGGACTGGCAGCCCAGCGTTTGGAGCTCTCAGTCCCGCTCCTTCCGCAGACTGGCCCAGCTGGTGGGCGCAGACAGCA TTGAGGATCATGAGGATGAGCTTGTTAAAACACCCAG GGATGCCCGTGGATCCAGTTTGGGCACAGGGGAGCAGTG GCAgcccccacagctgctggtgtcccccagcacccctgtgTGTGACCCTGGGAAGTTGCGGCTGATAGAGGATGCTGAGGACTGGCAGCCCCGCACCGGGACCTCCCAGTCCCGCTCCTTCCAGAAACTGGCCCAGCTGGTGGGCACAGATGGCA TGGAGGATCATGATGATGTGTTTGTTAAAAAGCCCAG CCAGGTTTCCGTGCTGGACCCGtcccctgcagcagcaatgAAGACTGAGCCAGGACTGG CCCCCAGGACCCCTGCTGCAACCCCTGGACCTACCAGTCGCCCACCCTGGGCTGTAGACCCGTCGTTTGCTGAGCGCTATGCCCCAGACAAGACCAGTACGGTGGTGAGCAAGCACAGCCAGCCGGTCACGCCGACCCCCATGCAGAACCGCAGCTCCATCGTGCAGGCAGCCCAGCAAGGCCCTGAGGGTTCCAACTGCACCCCCCTCTGCTACAAGTGCAACAAGGTCATCAG GGGACGGTACCTGGTGGCACTGGGGCATTATTACCACCCTGAGGAGTTCAcctgctgccagtgcaggaaAGTGCTGGACGAGGGTGGCTTCTTTGAGGAGAAAGGCTCCATCTTCTGCCCCAAGTGCTATGATACGCGCTACGCACCCAGCTGTGCCAAGTGCAAGAAGAAGATCACCGGA GAGGTCATGCACGCACTGAAGATGACCTGGCATGTGCAGTGCTTCATGTGTGCTGCCTGCAAAACTCCCATCCGCAACCGTGCCTTCTACATGGAGGAGGGACAGCCCTACTGCGAGAGAG aCTATGAGAAGATGTTTGGTACCAAGTGCCGTGGCTGTGACTTCAAGATTGATGCTGGAGACCGGTTCCTGGAGGCGCTGGGATTCAGCTGGCATGACACTTGCTTCGTCTGTGCG ATCTGCCAGACCAACCTGGAAGGGAAGACATTCTACTCTAAGAAGGACAAACCGCTCTGCAAGAGCCATGCTTTCTCCCATGTGTGA
- the DOK3 gene encoding docking protein 3, with the protein MAQPLPLIPHTRKGKSLREGSLPHAVASAAAVTFSLLLVAQVAEHCAVCQGSTGPMEEPVKDGILYVHHSKFGKRSWRKMRAQLFAASSYGVARMEKFDVRDDGTALEKTSQRRCARRVIRLSDCVSVGPADAESCPKATAAFYLNTTEKSYLLAAEERDEWITQLCQLAFQGTKESVQSSAKSQPSPVVPMEENSLYTSWQELTEFPVLVVQTDAATHCGLQGHYLLSALPQSLTLKDPQSRQPLLTWPYPFLRKFGQDQSVFSFEAGRRSESGEGTFTFSTPWALELCRAVAVAIACQRQGKDDADSQLFCASESQLSVQGLSHQPWGPRAEELKPNLSLGGTQPPSHLPTSLLHCPEAEGTGPIVYASIARGQQALFTPGQPACSEPWAVGKAPEHLYENIFTSELGPARAQEEEAEEERQWELECRQAPEGHSSEVGPIYDNQVALAQLPRGSPQPLEQCWGRGEQEVHPGRPGPKPQSNLRAKIVRLLSRETPGPRDWP; encoded by the exons AtggcccagcctctgcccctcatCCCACACACCAGAAAGGGGAAGTCTCTGAGAGAAGGAAGTCTGCCCCATGCAgttgcttcagctgcagcagtcacgttttctctgctgctggtaGCTCAAGTCGCTGAACATTGTGCtgtctgccagggcagcactgggCCTATGGAGGAACCTGTGAAGGATGGAATCCTCTATGTGCACCACAGCAAATTTGGAAAG AGGTCCTGGAGGAAGATGCGAGCCCAGCTTTTCGCTGCCAGCTCCTACGGTGTGGCCCGCATGGAGAAGTTCGATGTGCGGGACGACGGCACTgcgctggagaagacctcccaGCGCCGCTGTGCCCGCCGGGTCATTCGCCTCTCAGACTGTGTTTCTGTGGGCCCAGCAGACGCTGAGAGCTGCCCCAAAGCCACTGCTGCCTTCTACCTCAACACCACAGAGAAGAGCTAtttgctggcagcagaagagagGGATGAGTGGATCACTCAGCTCTGTCAGCTGGCTTTCCAG GGCACAAAGGAGTCAGTGCAAAGCAGTGCAaagagccagcccagccctgttgTCCCTATGGAGGAGAACTCCCTCTACACCTCCTGGCAGGAGC TGACTGAATTCCCAGTGCTGGTTGTCCAGACGGATGCAGCTACCCACTGTGGCCTGCAAGGGCATTacctgctctcagcccttccaCAGAGCCTGACGTTGAAGGATCCTCAGTCCCGACAGCCCCTACTCACCTGGCCCTACCCCTTCCTCCGCAAGTTTGGCCAGGACCAG AGTGTCTTCTCCTTTGAGGCTGGTCGTCGCAGTGAGTCTGGCGAGGGCACCTTCACCTTCAGTACCCCATGGGCGCTGGAGCTGTGCCGGGCTGTGGCTGTTGCCATTGCCTGCCAGCGGCAGGGCAAGGACGATGCAGACTCCCAGCTCTTCTGTGCCTCGGAATCCCAGCTCTCAGTACAAGGCCTCTCACACCAGCCATGGGGCCCCAGGGCCGAGGAGCTCAAGCCTAACCTGTCCCTGGGGGGGACACAACCTCCCTCCCACCTTCCCACCAGCCTCCTTCACTGCCCTGAGGCAGAGGGTACAGGCCCTATTGTCTACGCTTCCATTGCCCGGGGCCAGCAGGCTCTCTTTACACCAGGGCAGCCAGCCTGTAGTGAGCCCTGGGCTGTGGGGAAAGCCCCTGAGCATCTCTATGAGAACATCTTCACTTCGGAGCTGGGCCCAGCCCgggcacaggaggaggaagcagaggaggaaaggcagTGGGAGCTGGAGTGCCGGCAGGCTCCCGAGGGCCATAGCAGTGAGGTGGGCCCTATCTACGACAACCAGGTCGCCTTAGCCCAGCTGCCACGGGGTAGCCCCCAGCCCCTGGAACAGTGCTGGGGCCgtggggagcaggaggtgcACCCGGGGCGTCCTGGGCCCAAACCCCAGAGTAACCTCCGGGCCAAAATTGTGCGACTGCTCAGTCGGGAGACCCCTGGCCCCCGGGACTGGCCCTGA